A window of [Clostridium] innocuum genomic DNA:
AAGCGATAACAGGGGGGATCTATCATAGTGCGGATTTTCCTGATGTATGGAAATTCTGTAATTCTCTCAAGGATTGATCGTTGAATAGCTGCAAAAGGAAGCCTTATAAATGAATAAGAAAATACCTTTTCCAGTGTTTTATTCAAAACAAGAACAAAGGTATGCGGCAGCTGCTGGCATACAGAATGCTCCGTTTACGAAAGGGGGGGGAATGCCACGTATAGCTTTTTGTTCTCTTTTCAGATTATTTTGAAAATAGAATCAAGGAAATTCAATAGGCGGTAGTGGTGAATAAAATACATCTTTCACATAGCATAAGGAGAAGGTGAGGTGAAAATCTATGAATGAACACTATCCTTTTGTATTGCCACCGCTTCCGTATCGGTATTATGCACTGGAGCCGTATCTGGAGGAACAGACCATCCGCATTCATCACGATACACTTTTTCAGGGATATGTTGACAGATTAAATGCAGCTCTCCAGAAATATCCACGCTTTCAACGCTGGAATCTGGAACGGCTGATCGTAGACAATGATCGTCTGCCTGTGGAAATACGAACTACGGTATATAATAATGCAGGCGGTGTATATAACCATGATGCCTACTTTGCAGCCATGACGCCCAAGTATCGCCGGCCGAGTAACTATATGCGTAATGTTCTGGAGGAATCTTTTGGCTCTTTTGAAAATTTCAAGGAACAAATGCTGAATGCAGGACTGCGTGTGTTTGGTTCCGGCTGGGTATGGCTGGTACAAGATCGCGGTACTAAACTGCGTATCGTTACAACAAAGAATCAGGATACGCCGCTGCCACAGGGACTTGTACCACTGCTACCGCTGGATGTCTGGGAGCATTCCTACTTTCTGCAATATTACAGTGAACGCGCTGCCTATATCAAAAACTGGTTCGCGCTGATTGATTGGAGCTATGTGGAAAAACGTTATTTAAATGAGCATTCATAAAGACCTGCACGGGTCTTTTTCGTTTCCGGCGAAGCAGGTATCCTTATGAGTGGCTCAATCAGAAAAGCTGATTTGGCACAACTCCGGAAGTATGATAAAATCGTTATAAGTATACGAAATTCGCAAAACATATAAGTAGAAAGCAGGAGGATATCGAATGGGAAAAAAGAAAGACAGCTATATGCATGTGTTTACACAGCCCACTAAAGACTGGATCAGCCATACCTTCGCTGCACCAACCGCTGTACAGCAGGAAGCATGGCCTGTAATTGCGGAAGGCGGCTCTGTTTTGATCAGCGCTCCAACCGGAACAGGAAAAACACTCTCTGCCTTTCTGGTTTTTATCGATAAGCTGCAGGCATTGGCTCATCAGGGAAAACTGAAGAATCAGCTGTACCTGATTTACGTATCTCCCTTGAAATCACTCGCACAGGATATTCGTGAAAATCTGAATAAGCCCTTATCTGGTATTGCACAGGAACAAAACGGGCAAGGCGCAGCGAATATCACAATAGGCATACGTACCGGTGATACACCGCAAAGAGATCGGCAGAGAATGATCAAGCATCCTCCTCATATTTTGATTATTACACCGGAATCTCTGTTTTTAATGCTGACTGGCACCGGAGGTCAAACGATATTGCATACGGCAGAGGCATTGATCATCGATGAGCTGCATGCCCTCATTGACACCAAACGAGGTGCGCATCTCATGCTTTCCATAGCCAGGCTGGAAAAGCTATGTAAACGAAAGCTGCAGCGCATTGGCCTGTCGGCAACAATTGAGCCGCTGCAGACAGCCGCTGACTACCTGTCTCTGGATACCGTAAGCATGATCGCTCCCAGTATGCAGAAGCAAATACATATCGAGGTGAACGGCTTGACTCCTGCGCTGGGCAGAAGAAAGGATCCGGTCTGGGAGGAGCTCGCAGAAAGTGTTTATGCAAAATGCCTGGAAAGCAGAAGTGTCATCGCATTTTCAGAGGGACGCAGATATGCTGAAAAGCTGGCCTATTATGTAAACCAGCTTGGCGGTGAGGACTTTGCGCGTGTACATCACGGCAGTATGTCAAAGGAACAGCGTTTAGAGGTAGAGGCATCCCTGAGAAACGGTACACTTCGTCTGCTCTGTGCCACCTCCTCCATGGAACTGGGGATTGATGTGGGAAATATCGATCAGGTTTTACAGATTGGCTGCCCACGCTCGATCTCCAGTACGATGCAGCGTCTTGGACGTGCCGGTCACAATCCCGGTCAAACCAGCTATATGTTTATGTACCCAAGAACCTCACAGGAAACACTGTTTTGCGGTATGAGTGCAGCTGTTGCGAAAGCCGGCGGTATTGAGCAGGCATCCCCGCCGAAGAAATGTCTGGATGTTCTGGCACAGCATCTCGTCTCCATGGCCGCAATCGCAAGCAGTTCCCATACGGAGCTTGAAAGAAAATGGCATCTTACCGGGATCGCCTATACGATTGACGATGTCATGGAGCTTTTGCAAAGCACCTACACCTTCCAGGATGTCAGCAAACAGGAGGTAACCGGTATTCTATGCATGCTGGCTGGTGATTTTGAGCATAAAAGAGAGGTTCCGGTTCGCCCGCGCATACTTTATGACCGATTACACGGATGTGTTCTTGCGGAAGCCTACAGCAGAATGCTCGCTGTCGCTGCCGGGGGAACTATCCCGGATAAAGGACTGTACGCGGCAAAAACTGAGGATGGTGTTAAAGTCGGAGAGCTTGATGAGGAATTTGTCTATGAAACCCGTCTGGGTGATCGCTTTATGCTGGGGGCGAATGCCTGGCAGGTTGTCGGAATGGATAGAGACAGTGTGGTCGTGACGCCAACCTATCCGCAGGGGGCTCGTCTGCCCTTTTGGAAAGGGGAAATCAAGGGGCGGAGTCTGAAAACAAGTCTGGCCTTTGGCACTATTATGAGGAAGCTGTCAGAGGCATATCGTCAAAATACACTGCAACAGGAATTACAGACGCTGGGGCTGGATGCTGCAGCAGTCGAAAATACGAGCGAGTTTCTAAAACGGCAGATCAAGGCAACCAAAATCCTGCCGGATGATCAGACAATTCTGATTGAGCATTTTAGAGATTCCTCCGGAAGTCCGCAGGCTATGCTGCATACCATGTTCGGTCGAAGAATCAATGCTCCTCTTGCCCTGCTTCTGCAGGAAGCTGCTCAGAGAGTGACCGGGACGCATATCGGAAGTGTGGATGAAGAAGACGGTATTCTTTTATATTCCTATGGTGAAGGGAAAATCGAAGAAGGGCTGCTGTACAATATCAATCCGGAAGCAGCTTCGAAAATTCTGGAAATCATGCTTCCACTGACACCTGTTTTCAGTATGAATTTCCGCTATAATGCTGCACGTGCTCTCATGATGGGAATGCGTAGAAACAAAAGACAGCCATTGTGGATGCAGCGGCTTCGCAGTACGGAAATGCTGGAAGCACTGCTGCAGGAGGAACATCATCCTCTGATTATGGAAACCAAACGCGAATGTATGGAGGATCAGTGGGATTTAAAGGGATTACTGGAAATCATATATGTCTTTTTGACTATCTTTTTATATCTTCTTAAATGTCCGCAAAGCCTTATTTTATAGGCTCTACGGGCATTTTGCTTTTGTGGTAAACCTCACATATCTAGGTCTATCTTCTTATATTTTCGCTATCAAGCGTGGTTAAAATCGTGGTAAATACTTCTTATGCAATTAGACGCTGAACCTCTGATTTTGCGGTATCTATGGACGCATGAGCATACCAGTTCATTGTGATACTGATGTTTGAATGTCCCATGATATACTGTAAATCTTTCGGGTTCATGTTCTTGCTTGCCAATCTTGTGCAGAATGTATGGCGTAGCGTATGTGGTGTGATATGTGGCAAAGGGTTATCCTTATGGTGCTTGTTGTATTTCTTTACTATACGGACAAAAAGCATATTGTAATCAATCGCAACTTTGGGCTTGCCTTTATGATTGACAAATAGAAAGTTGCCTCGTCCGTCTATCACAAATGGTTCTGCCTTTGGGCGTTTCTTTATAACCCGTTGAAATGCCTGTATCGTTTCTCTACTTAATGGCACTTGCCTTGTTCCGCTTTTTGTCTTAGGCGTTTCAATATAATAGCCCTGTTCCTTGCTCTTTAATAACTGATGGTTGATAACCACAACTTCATGGATAAAATCAATGTCCATTATTGTTAGTCCGCACAGTTCCGAGATACGAAGTC
This region includes:
- a CDS encoding superoxide dismutase, with amino-acid sequence MNEHYPFVLPPLPYRYYALEPYLEEQTIRIHHDTLFQGYVDRLNAALQKYPRFQRWNLERLIVDNDRLPVEIRTTVYNNAGGVYNHDAYFAAMTPKYRRPSNYMRNVLEESFGSFENFKEQMLNAGLRVFGSGWVWLVQDRGTKLRIVTTKNQDTPLPQGLVPLLPLDVWEHSYFLQYYSERAAYIKNWFALIDWSYVEKRYLNEHS